The Actinomycetota bacterium region GCCCGAGAACAACGTCGTCCGCGTCGCCTACCAGGCCATGGCCGCCGTGCTCGGAGGGACGCAGTCGCTGCACACCAACTCGATGGACGAGGCCCTCGGGCTCCCGACGGACCGGTCCGCCCGCCTGGCCCTGCGCACCCAGCAGGTGCTCGGGTACGAGACCGGCGTGACGAAGACGGTCGACCCCCTCGCCGGGTCGTACTACGTCGAGTCGCTCACGGCGCAGGTGGAGGCGGAGGCCGAGGCGCTGCTGAACACGGTGCTCGAGCGAGGAGGCGCCGTCGAGAACATCACCTGGATGAAGCGGGAGATCGAGGAGTCCGCCTACCGGGAGGCGAAGGCGGTCGAGTCGGGGGAGCTCACGGTCGTGGGGGTGAACCGGTTCACGGTCGACGAGGAGGAGCCGACCGAGCTCCTGCGCCTGGACCCGTCCATCGGTGAGCGGCAGGCGTCGAAGCTCGACCGGATCCGCGCCGAACGCGACTCGGTCGCGGTGAAGGAGGCCCTGGAGGACGTCCGGGACGCCGCCCGCGGCTCGGACAACCTCCTGCCCCCGATGAAGGAGGCGTTCCGGCGGATGGCCACGCTAGGCGAGGTCTGCGACGTCCTGCGCGCCGAGTGGGGCACGTACCAGCCCGGCTCGACGCTCTAGCAGGACCGTCGGCCCCCGCCGTCGAAGACCGGTCCGCCGGCACACCAGGGGGGTCCTCTGAGACGCGCGACCGCGGTCCTGATCATGCTCACGTTGACCGCCTCGGTCCACGCGCCCATCGCGCGGGCGGAGGCCGGGGGACTCCTCCCACCGGTCCGCCTCGGGATCCCCGGCGTCTCCTCACTGGTCTCCGACGGAACGATCCTGTACGCCGTGGGGGCGGTCGCCAACGAGGTGTGGATGTCGCGGTCCTCCGACGGCGGGAACACGTGGGAGCCGCCCCGGACCGTGTACGAGGCCCCCGAGGGACACCATGTCCGCGTGCGGTCCGACGCCCATGGAGGGACCGTCGCGTTGGCCGTCGTGGGTGGGCCTTACCTCGACGGTTACGGAGGTGTCCTCGACGGATCGCTCCGAGCCCTCGTCTCCGACGATTCGGGCGGGTCGTTCTCGACCCCAGCCGTCCTCGAGGCCGACCTGGGGGCGGACCCGGAGTGGGAGTGGGACGTGGACGCGGGCGCCCACGGGGTCGCCGTGGCCTGGGTCGTCCATCCGCGGGGAGCCGAGGTTAGCCATCTCTACGTGGCCCAGGCGTCGGACGGCGCGAGCTTCTCGGCTCCCGCCGAGCTGGCGTCCGGACCGGGACTCGCCGCGCCCGCCGTGGTGTCCGGGTCGAGTCTCCACGTGCTCGCGGCGGCCGACGGGATCTCTGCATGGTCCGGCGAAGGCGACGGCTCCTTCACGCACCGGGCGCTGGGTCCCGGCTCGCTGCCCCGGTCGCGCTACGCGGCCGTGGACGGGGCGACCGACACGCTGCACCTGTTCGCGAACCGCGACGGTGCGACGCTCATCTCGGCGGCCCCCGACGGGTCCTCCGGATCGGTCGCGGTCCCGGGCGACCCCTGGCTGGGGAGCGTCGGGGCCGCCGACGGTGTCGTGGCCGTCGCGGGAGGCGGGCGGTTCGTGCGGTCGGGGGACGGGGG contains the following coding sequences:
- a CDS encoding methylmalonyl-CoA mutase family protein translates to PENNVVRVAYQAMAAVLGGTQSLHTNSMDEALGLPTDRSARLALRTQQVLGYETGVTKTVDPLAGSYYVESLTAQVEAEAEALLNTVLERGGAVENITWMKREIEESAYREAKAVESGELTVVGVNRFTVDEEEPTELLRLDPSIGERQASKLDRIRAERDSVAVKEALEDVRDAARGSDNLLPPMKEAFRRMATLGEVCDVLRAEWGTYQPGSTL